In Gossypium arboreum isolate Shixiya-1 chromosome 5, ASM2569848v2, whole genome shotgun sequence, a single genomic region encodes these proteins:
- the LOC108452704 gene encoding uncharacterized protein LOC108452704: MAASQKNAQQTTNGKLSNSSSEALTLTDKKVWQGSHYADFPEIIEDGDAREFTHESVTDDADSYGSVAGLVYRRRDGTKWVVAWSNPLDENSKVYTDIQRQPVHWGQIKTDLEKRGKPKYKVTKFGYVASIGIDAASRSPTMKASFGLEA; the protein is encoded by the exons ATGGCCGCTTCTCAGAAAAATGCTCAACAAACCACAAACGGCAAGCTTTCGAACTCTTCCAGCGAAGCTCTAACCTTGACTGACAAGAAAGTTTGGCAAGGCTCTCATTATGCGGATTTCCCTGAAATAATTGAAGATGGAGATGCGAGAGAGTTTACACATGAATCAGTGACCGATGATGCTGATAGTTATGGTTCAGTTGCTGGTCTTGTGTACAGGCGACGTGATGGAACTAAGTGGGTTGTTGCCTGGAGCAACCCTCTAGATGAGAACAGCAAG GTCTATACTGATATCCAAAGGCAACCTGTTCACTGGGGGCAAATCAAAACCGACCTTGAGAAAAGAGGAAAACCAAAATATAAAGTTACAAAGTTTGGGTACGTTGCATCTATTGGAATTGATGCCGCGAGCCGTTCACCCACAATGAAGGCATCATTCGGGTTAGAGGCTTAA